AGGCATCCTTGAAGCAAATTGGAATGCCGGAGCTTCCTAACCCGGTCCTTGATACGTTGGAACTGGCGCGATTGTTATTTCCGAAAAATAAGAACCACCGTCTGAATACGATGGCGGATAAATATAAGGTTGGACTCGAAAGCCATCACCGGGCCATTGATGATACTGTTGCACTCGCGGGTATCCTGATTGGACTGCTAAATGATGCTGCACAGATGAAAGGTTTGACGAGGCTCGATCGTTTGAATGATTATGTGGGTGTCGACTTGTCGAATACAAGACCTTTCCATTGTGGAATCTATGCACTGAATGATATCGGTAAGAAAAATCTATATAAGCTGGTATCTCTCTCTCATACTGAACATTTCAAGCGGGTACCGTGCATTCCCAAATCAAAACTGATTAATTTGCGTGAAGGCCTTGTTGTTATATCGGGCTGTGAAAAAGGTGAGTTTTTCGAAGCGGTACTTAACAAATCACTTGAAGAAGCGGAAGAGATCGCCGAGTTCTATGACATACTGGAGATCCAACCACTTACAATGTATATGCATTTGGTGGATAAAGGTCTGGTGGCTACACCCGAAGAGATCAAAACAGCGATCCGTAAAGTCATTGATATAGGTGCAAAGCTTAACAAACCGGTCATAGCCACAGGTAACGTGCACTATCTGGAGCCGCGTGACAAGTTATATCGGGATATCACCATTCACGGAATTACAGGATTTAGTCCATTGAAAGATCAACGTAAACCGGATGCACATTTTAGAACGACAGAGGAAATGCTGGAAGAGTTCCAGTTCCTAGGCCAAGAAAAAGCATACGAAGTCGTTGTTACAAATACGGTGGAGTTGTCTGACCGATTCGAGGAAATTAAATTATTCCCGGACAAACTATTTACTCCGATTCTGGAGGGTGCGGACGAAGAAATCCGTAATACCTGCTATAACACTGCCAAGTCCATTTATGGCGAGGAATTACCAGAAGTAATCGTGGCACGACTAGAGAAAGAACTCATTCCAATTATTAAATATGGTTTTTCTGCCAACTATCTGATCTCGGAACGTTTGGTTAAAAAATCGAATCAGGATGGTTATCTCGTAGGTTCGCGGGGATCGGTAGGCTCCTCTGTCGTTGCTACATTCCTGGGTATTTCCGAGGTTAATCCACTACCTGCTCATTATATTTGTGTGAATCCGGAGTGCAAACACAGCGAGTGGTTCCTGGATGGTAGTGTTCGGAGTGGATTTGACCTTCCTGAGAAAGAATGTCCGAATTGTGGTGGCACGCTTAAAGGAGAAGGCCAAGATATCCCGTTTGAGACCTTCCTTGGATTTAAAGGAGATAAAGTTCCCGATATTGACTTGAACTTCTCTGGTGATTATCAACCTCATGCTCATAACTATACGAAAGTACTATTTAGTGAGAAGAGTGTTTTCCGTGCGGGGACCATTGGTACGGTCGCTGAGAAGACGGCATTTGGTTTTGCCAAGAAATATGAGGAAGAACATCACAAGAAATGGCGCGGAGCTGAATTGAATCGATTGGCTTCGGGGTGTACAGGCGTAAAACGGAGCACTGGACAGCATCCCGGCGGTATTGTCGTAGTACCTGATTATATCGAGGTCGAAGATGTTACACCTGTTCAGTTCCCGGCTGATGATGTTAATGCGGAGTGGAAAACAACACACTTTGATTATCATGCTTTTGAAGAAAATTTGCTGAAACTTGATATTCTGGGGCACGATGATCCAACGATGATGCGGATGTTGCAGGATTTGACAGGGGTCGACCCAACGACCATTCCAATGAATGATCCCAAAGTCATGAGTATGTTTAACTCAACTGAAGCTTTGGGTGTTACACCGGAACAGATTAGGTCGCCAGTCGCGACGTTTGGCGTGCCGGAGATGGGAACGAAGTTTGTACGTCAGATGCTTGTTGAATCCCAGCCGACGTCTTTTGCCGATTTACTGCAAATTTCCGGATTGTCCCATGGTACAGGGGTATGGCTTGGAAACGCTCAGGATCTAATTAAGAACGGAACGTGTAACATTAAGACGGTAATCGGTTGTCGGGATGACATCATGTTATTCCTAATCTATAAAACGGGAATGGACGCAAGTCTGGCATTTAAAATTACTGAGAGCGTTCGTAAGGGACGGGGTCTACCACAGGAATGGATTGACGAGATGAAGAATTGTAAAGTGCCTCAATGGTACA
The window above is part of the Paenibacillus sp. 1781tsa1 genome. Proteins encoded here:
- a CDS encoding PolC-type DNA polymerase III, with translation MSGFEEKRKRFELLMKQAELPAGLLEPYFLDGWIEQVETNRSNREWNILIAKDTLVPAPIYRTFCLHIQEKLNHIAKISFGFKYTDKVQNGDIVSEYWNLFREWVTREIPSVNGWMNRTTFECEADLLQLTMSDATSMELARKKQIDQAIKTFYEKYFHLPLRIKMQVGEVESNKEAMEQFQAQKRVEELEVIEKMMSEVDTEIPVDEEQGDLRLQMGYDIKEPAVPMQEIQDEEKKVTLQGTVFGLDRKELRNGNTLFTFYLTDFTDSMQMKMFAKTKEDVKILSLLANGKWVKVRGRVEYDRFMQIPELAMIPSDLIEVKAPPSRKDNAPEKRVEFHLHSTMSTMDAVTSIDKYVKMAAEWGHKAIAVSDHGGVQVYPEASKAAKKNGIKMIYGLEANVVNDSVAVVMAPQPLDLQTATYIVFDIETTGLSVTQNKIIEIAAVKMQDGKEIDRFATFVNPHERIPYNIQQLTNINDDMVKDAPELEPVIRDFVQFAGDGVLVAHNARFDMGFIQASLKQIGMPELPNPVLDTLELARLLFPKNKNHRLNTMADKYKVGLESHHRAIDDTVALAGILIGLLNDAAQMKGLTRLDRLNDYVGVDLSNTRPFHCGIYALNDIGKKNLYKLVSLSHTEHFKRVPCIPKSKLINLREGLVVISGCEKGEFFEAVLNKSLEEAEEIAEFYDILEIQPLTMYMHLVDKGLVATPEEIKTAIRKVIDIGAKLNKPVIATGNVHYLEPRDKLYRDITIHGITGFSPLKDQRKPDAHFRTTEEMLEEFQFLGQEKAYEVVVTNTVELSDRFEEIKLFPDKLFTPILEGADEEIRNTCYNTAKSIYGEELPEVIVARLEKELIPIIKYGFSANYLISERLVKKSNQDGYLVGSRGSVGSSVVATFLGISEVNPLPAHYICVNPECKHSEWFLDGSVRSGFDLPEKECPNCGGTLKGEGQDIPFETFLGFKGDKVPDIDLNFSGDYQPHAHNYTKVLFSEKSVFRAGTIGTVAEKTAFGFAKKYEEEHHKKWRGAELNRLASGCTGVKRSTGQHPGGIVVVPDYIEVEDVTPVQFPADDVNAEWKTTHFDYHAFEENLLKLDILGHDDPTMMRMLQDLTGVDPTTIPMNDPKVMSMFNSTEALGVTPEQIRSPVATFGVPEMGTKFVRQMLVESQPTSFADLLQISGLSHGTGVWLGNAQDLIKNGTCNIKTVIGCRDDIMLFLIYKTGMDASLAFKITESVRKGRGLPQEWIDEMKNCKVPQWYIDSCLKIQYMFPKAHAAAYVISAVRTAFFKLYHPIEYYATYFTVRADEIDIELMCQGYDAIYRKITEIEQLGFQAPPKEKNMLPVLEMGLEMAARGFSLKSIDLYRSEATKFIVDGKSLIPPFSALAGIGDNAARNIAAARDHGEFLSVEDFQQKSKASKTIVELLSNMGCFRGLPESNQLSLF